The following nucleotide sequence is from Leptodactylus fuscus isolate aLepFus1 chromosome 10, aLepFus1.hap2, whole genome shotgun sequence.
taatactacctcctatgtacaagaatataactactataatactacctcctatgtacaagaatataactactataatactacctcctatgtacaagaatataactactataatactacctcctatgtacaagaatataactactataatactgctcctatgtacaagaatataactactataattgtTAATATAATTGTTTCAGGCTTCGTTCACAACAAAGAATCTTGCTTGACTTGGAGAGGAGACAAGATGAGGAGGGATTGGAAGCTCAACAAGCAGAATCCCGCAGAGCTGCAGCTGAAGAGAGGAGCCGCAGAAAAGATGAAGACTTGAGGAAGGAGTGGATAGAAGAGGATCAGAAAGTCCAATACTGGAGTGACGTCCGTCAGCAGCGAGAGAATCTAGAATGGGAGAAGATCCAGAAAGAgcaggagaaagaggagaagcaTAAGGTCAGCACATATCATGGCTATAGGGAGATTGTTTTTACCATAACCAATATTCCCACATGGAAAGTTGTAGCTAACTAAATTGTCCCATTGTTATTGGTTCCAGTCGCTCCTCCACAATCAGATCCTTACACAACAGAGACAGCACGAGGCAGATCTTCAGGAACGGAGAAGACAAGAGCAACTGCAGAAAGTGTCCAAGCAGAGAGTTTCCAAGAGACTGGAGGAATTCTATCAGCAGGCTGAGCAGGAGTCTCGGAAAGACAAGGATTTACAGCAATATCTTAAGGAGCATAATCTGCAGGCTCTACGATCACTATGGTTCTTTAAGAACTGCGATATGATAACACACATGAATATAGCATGGTT
It contains:
- the LOC142219207 gene encoding uncharacterized protein LOC142219207; this encodes MASSYRPSASSLGNITLQKTLQHIEKAMKEDRMAMESVILERRPRSSPLKLNYEAKARRNQEVREQKERNTVELQRMRGDERQRRREEKVQELEQREMILQKSRRLRSQQRILLDLERRQDEEGLEAQQAESRRAAAEERSRRKDEDLRKEWIEEDQKVQYWSDVRQQRENLEWEKIQKEQEKEEKHKSLLHNQILTQQRQHEADLQERRRQEQLQKVSKQRVSKRLEEFYQQAEQESRKDKDLQQYLKEHNLQALRSLWGYATESINRMENT